One part of the Ziziphus jujuba cultivar Dongzao chromosome 2, ASM3175591v1 genome encodes these proteins:
- the LOC132800807 gene encoding receptor-like protein 54 has translation MPRIFGDRNQLETLDLNYNNLNGKIPKSLTNCKELQILNLGHNQMTDTFPIMLQSLPKLRILILSSNKFYGPIWHPHSFFGFANLHIIDLSFNDFTGSLPSDYFQNWTSMKASYNKGQEIFYVRILIFFISIDFSNNKFYGEIPSLMGDSRDLIVLNLSSNNFAGRIPSSLGNLIELESLDLSYNELSGGIPQQLTGLTFLGYLNLSNNQLTALIPQAKQIGTFSKSSFDGNWGLCGPPLSKNCERSPLPPSHYSEESGDSGLSGFCWKAVAIGYGCGFVIGLMLGHIITSRSPYLVLRFFV, from the coding sequence ATGCCTAGGATATTTGGGGATAGAAACCAACTAGAAACATTGGACTTGAACTACAACAATTTAAATGGAAAGATTCCAAAGTCCCTAACTAATTGCAAAGAGCTGCAAATTCTAAATCTCGGCCACAATCAGATGACTGACACATTTCCAATTATGCTACAGAGTTTGCCAAAGCTTCGAATTCTTATTTTATCTTCCAATAAATTTTATGGTCCAATATGGCATCCACATAGCTTTTTCGGCTTTGCGAACTTACATATCATTGATCTGTCTTTCAATGATTTTACTGGAAGTTTGCCTTCagattattttcaaaattggacTTCAATGAAAGCTTCATACAATAAGGGGCAAGAAATCTTCtatgttagaattttaattttcttcatcAGCATTGATTTCTCCAACAACAAATTTTATGGAGAAATACCAAGCTTAATGGGGGATTCTCGAGATTTGATTGTGCTAAACTTGTCAAGTAATAATTTTGCAGGACGTATCCCTTCTTCTTTAGGGAACCTGATTGAACTTGAATCGTTAGATCTCTCATACAATGAACTTTCAGGTGGAATCCCTCAGCAGCTTACTGGTCTCACGTTTCTTGGATATTTGAACTTGTCAAACAATCAACTTACAGCTCTAATACCACAAGCCAAACAAATTGGGACGTTTTCAAAATCTTCTTTTGACGGAAATTGGGGATTATGTGGTCCTCCATTGTCAAAAAATTGTGAAAGGTCTCCTTTGCCACCTTCTCATTACAGTGAGGAATCAGGTGATTCTGGATTATCTGGTTTTTGTTGGAAAGCTGTTGCAATAGGATATGGATGTGGATTCGTTATTGGATTGATGCTTGGACATATCATCACCTCAAGGAGCCCATACTTGGTGTTAAGATTTTTCGTGTAA
- the LOC112489526 gene encoding receptor-like protein 6 encodes MKFWNSAADCCSWDGVLCNKETGHVLSLDLSNSWIYGPLLSNSSLFNLQSLRKLNLAFNNFSPSPIPSEFHQLSRLTHLNLSFSMFSGFIPSQISRLTRLVSLDLSFNINHDGSLLKLREGELGKLTKSMTNLRQLHLNLVNLSSSVPEHIGNLSSLTHLSFERCLLHGQFPKSIFQLPKIMSIRMSGNSDLTGSLPEFHSGSMLKLLDLSKTSFSGKLPVSIGKLRFLNFMDLKKCSFLGVVPSSLWNLSELSYLRLSSNHFNGQLPYRVGNLAKLTTIDLSGNQFSGELPSSLGNLTQLTYLFLDDNNFSGQIPSSLGNLSQLEMLKLSTNLFDGKFPSLPPHQIKSIHLQNNNLTGSIPSTIQNLTFLECLDLSYNSFTGVIPWSLFKLPSLAYLSLKNNQLSGSLNIQNISDHSSKLENLFLSKNNLTGHIPSSISKLKMLKELCLDSNDLSGSLDFDTIFLGLSSLHDLLLSNNRGLSVTNNVSRSSSSCSSSCSSHHLPKLHILSFSSCNISEFPMFLKTQDELESLNFSHNRISGPIPKWFLNIGTETLKILDLSYNNFSGWEEPPLVLPWKKLYLLDLHSNMLRGPVAVPPMSTRYFSLSGNSLVGRIDPLFCKLGDLQYLDLSSNNLSGTIPQCLGNFNSSLLVVNLRINHFHGKMPQTCGDRSKLKTLDLSCNQLYGKMPSSLIKCEELQILNLSHNQLNDTFPFWLQSLLNLQVLILAHNKFHGPICCPHNFSGFLNLSIIDLSFNDFSGSLSSEYFTNWTSMSKISHRNSSGVKYIGDDESYQYSVTVVNKGLEMLFVKIFTMFVCIDFSNNIFHGEIPETIGDLQYLIVLNLSSNNFSGHIPSSLRNLVELESLDLSNNKLSGKIPPQLTSLTFLEYLNVSKNQLTGPIPQAGQIGIFPNSSFEGNAGLCGLPLSKKCGTLLPPSQDDEELDSVSFSLSWKAVVIGYGGGLIIGLIAGHIITSRRPSLMFKIFGVIPQRRRR; translated from the coding sequence ATGAAATTTTGGAATTCTGCTGCTGATTGCTGTTCTTGGGATGGTGTCTTATGCAACAAGGAAACTGGTCATGTATTAAGCCTAGACCTCAGCAACAGTTGGATTTATGGTCCACTGCTTTCTAACAGCAGCCTTTTCAACTTGCAAAGTCTTCGAAAGCTCAACCTTGCCTTCAACAACTTCAGTCCATCTCCGATTCCATCTGAGTTTCACCAGCTTTCAAGGTTAACTCATCTCAATCTCTCCTTTTCTATGTTTTCTGGTTTCATTCCATCTCAAATTTCAAGGCTGACACGTTTggtttcccttgatctttctttCAATATTAACCATGATGGAAGTCTTTTGAAACTAAGAGAAGGAGAACTTGGAAAGCTCACGAAAAGCATGACAAATTTAAGACAGCTTCATCTTAATTTGGTCAATCTTTCTTCCTCTGTTCCTGAACACATAGGGAATTTGTCTTCCTTAACACATCTCTCTTTTGAGAGATGCCTTTTGCATGGTCAATTCCCAAAGAGTATCTTCCAGTTGCCTAAGATAATGTCGATTCGTATGTCCGGAAACAGTGATCTTACCGGTTCTCTTCCAGAATTCCACTCTGGTAGTATGCTGAAGTTATTGGATCTTTCCAAAACCAGTTTCTCAGGAAAACTGCCAGTTTCAATTGGCAAGCTAAGATTCTTGAATTTCATGGATCTTAAAAAGTGCAGCTTTTTGGGGGTTGTTCCATCTTCTCTTTGGAACCTTTCTGAACTCTCATATCTTCGCCTCTCATCAAATCATTTCAATGGCCAACTTCCGTATAGGGTAGGGAACCTTGCAAAGCTCACTACAATTGATCTTTCTGGTAATCAATTTAGTGGTGAATTGCCTTCTTCACTTGGAAACCTCACACAGTTGACATATTTGTTTCTTGATGACAATAATTTCAGTGGCCAAATTCCGTCTTCACTTGGAAATCTCTCACAGTTAGAAATGTTGAAACTTTCAACAAATCTTTTTGATGGAAAATTCCCAAGCTTACCCCCACATCAGATCAAATCTATCCATCTTCAGAACAATAATTTGACAGGTTCAATTCCATCCACTATTCAAAATCTCACATTTCTTGAATGTCTTGATCTGTCATATAATTCTTTCACTGGTGTCATTCCTTGGTCTTTGTTTAAATTGCCTTCTCTTGCATACTTATCTTTGAAAAACAATCAGCTTTCTGGATCTCTTAATATCCAAAACATTTCTGATCATTCATCCAAGTTGGAAAACCTGTTTTTAAGTAAAAACAATTTAACTGGACACATTCCAAGTTCCATATCCAAACTCAAAATGCTCAAAGAATTGTGCCTTGATTCAAATGATTTAAGTGGCAGTCTTGATTTTGACACAATCTTTTTGGGGTTGAGTTCGCTTCATGATCTTTTGCTTTCGAATAATAGAGGCCTATCTGTCACAAATAATGTAAGTAGgagttcttcttcttgttcatcttcttgttcttctcatCATCTCCCCAAGTTGCATATCTTATCATTTTCCTCATGTAACATTAGTGAATTTCCAATGTTCCTGAAAACACAAGATGAATTGGAATCCTTAAACTTTTCCCACAATAGGATTTCTGGCCCAATTCCCAAATGGTTCTTGAACATAGGGACAGAGACCTTGAAGATTCTGGATCTTTCTTATAACAACTTTAGTGGTTGGGAAGAACCCCCCTTAGTTCTTCCATGGAAGAAACTGTATTTACTAGACCTGCATTCCAACATGTTGCGAGGACCAGTTGCTGTTCCACCAATGTCCACCAGGTACTTTTCTTTATCAGGAAATAGCTTGGTTGGAAGAATTGATCCATTGTTCTGTAAACTGGGGGATCTTCAATATCTTGATTTGTCAAGTAACAATTTGAGTGGTACTATTCCTCAATGTTTGGGTAACTTCAATAGCTCGCTGTTGGTTGTAAATCTAAGAATAAACCACTTTCATGGTAAAATGCCTCAGACTTGTGGAGATAGAAGCAAATTGAAGACATTGGACTTGAGCTGCAACCAACTATATGGGAAGATGCCAAGCTCACTCATTAAATGTGAAGAGctacaaattttaaatcttagccACAATCAGCTGAATGACACATTTCCTTTTTGGCTACAGAGTTTATTAAATCTTCAGGTTCTTATCTTAGCTCATAACAAATTTCACGGTCCAATATGTTGTCCACATAACTTTTCTGGCTTTCTGAACTTAAGTATCATTGACTTGTCTTTCAATGATTTTAGTGGAAGTTTATCATCTGAATATTTCACAAATTGGACTTCAATGAGCAAAATCTCTCACAGAAATTCATCAGGAGTGAAGTACATTGGTGATGATGAGTCTTACCAGTACTCAGTGACTGTGGTAAATAAGGGCCTAGAAATgctttttgtcaaaattttcacCATGTTTGTGTGCATTGATTTCTCGAACAACATATTTCATGGAGAAATCCCAGAGACAATAGGGGATCTTCAATATCTAATCGTGCTCAATTTGTCAAGTAATAACTTTTCAGGACATATTCCTTCATCTCTACGGAATCTGGTTGAGCTTGAATCGTTAGATCTCTCTAACAATAAGCTTTCTGGTAAAATCCCTCCACAGTTAACTAGTCTCACATTTCTTGAATACTTGAACGTCTCCAAAAATCAACTTACAGGTCCAATACCACAGGCTGGACAGATTGGGATATTTCCAAATTCTTCTTTCGAGGGAAATGCGGGATTATGTGGTCTTCCATTGTCAAAAAAGTGTGGGACTCTGCTACCACCTTCTCAAGATGATGAGGAATTAGATTCAGTATCATTTTCCTTGAGTTGGAAAGCTGTTGTAATAGGCTATGGAGGTGGACTGATAATTGGACTGATAGCTGGACATATCATCACCTCAAGGAGACCAAGTTTGATGTTCAAGATTTTTGGTGTGATCCCACAAAGGAGACGACGATGA